The sequence ATGTCTTGGGGCCAGCCAGCACAGGCGGTGTTACACTTGGAGCTGTCCACCTTGGATGATGAGGGAGGTAATTCGTTACCACACAGACAATCCGTGCCGGACGTGAGGGCGAACACGGCGGCTTTCTTGCCATTGCAGCGATCAAAACACCAACCGGAACTCTGGAAGGTGTACGAGACTTGATCCGAGAGACCCTCCTTACTGCTGTAACAGCCCACGAGGGTCATACTGTTGCGGGGAACTAGACGGTCGATGTATGTGGCCATGGCCGGAGTGGCCGAGAATAGCAGACTCGACATCGAGAGGACAGTCCACATGTTGTTGACGAGCATCTTGATGTTGGGGAGGTTGTGAGGAAGGGGGATCGAAagactggagagagagagagagcgaagGAGAACGAAAGATGGGATCGGAAGAACCAGGAACGACCCGCGTGACCCTTGGAAATTCCTTGAAGATATCAAAGGATCGATAATGAGTGTCAAGACTGTACTCGACAAACGAATCGATCTGGAAAATGCCCCTGTTGCCTTGGGCGCAATGATTCACCGGTCGGGGCGCGGTCAAAGTGGGGACCAACGCGGGAAAAGACCAGGCACAAGACTCAAAACGAGAGGTGTTGCTGAAAGCAAAGGGTTCCTTCTCAAGACAAGTGTAGTggttgagaagaagaaacaatgGACGAGACAAACAGACCTGAGACTTGGGGGAAGCTGGCAGGCGGTGCAGTCTCAGGAATGGCGAGAATGAGGAAGTCTGGGCCCCCTAAATCGACTGTTGTTGACGAAGTCAGGGGAGGGGAGTCGTGACTTTTATGGTGACTTTTAGGGGAGAACGGTCGGGTTGAATGACGAACCGGTTGTGTTGCAAAACTggcagaagaggacgaaAGCGAGTGCGAGTTGCGAACTCAGGATACTGAGTGAAAGCGAGTGTGAAGGTGAGGGGTGATGAAGAAgtgaaagagagatgaaggtTTCGAGGATCGGTCTGGAAATGGAGGGAAATGGCTTGGACAGCGGCACAGTGCGCAATGAAACAAGCGTATGGGGTTCTGTCTCTTTTGCCTTCGGTTTTAGTATGTTCCTGTCGAGCCAAGTGGGTTTCTTCTCTTCAGGGACAAGGGGGTGGAACCAGCAAAGTGGAAAAGTTGGGGTTCTGGTGGTGTATTTTTACCACCGGATGGTCGATCTGGCCCAGCACCCATGGTATTGCACTGTTTCGGTAAAGCGGGAGGATACTGTACGGGTCAGGTACTGTATGTATTGCCGGTGCGAAACTGTATCCTGTCCCGCAGGGCGGTGCAATTTTCTGCTCGACAAACAAAGTCTACAGGAGTTCATGCATCGTGTGTCTATCGTTGGGTGTAAATGCAAGCCGCGTTACAGCTGTCCTAGTCTTAGATCAATTGTTCTTTCGAGATGTCAGGATCAAAAAGATGCCTAACGCAGACGAGGCCGGCTATGCGTGGACTCAAGGATCATCATTCGACTTTTCGACCAATCGGGGTGGACGCTTGTCTGATGTTGTCTTCACAGTACCGCAGACTGGTGGGCAAATCTGGACTTTGAACGCAGGTTCCTTCACAGACTTCTATGTGCCCATGTTCTTTTCACGCTTTGCGCCCATAGGCCTCCAAAATCAATATCAATAATGCAGTACGGCATGCCCATGGGTTCCGAGGAAACGGCAGCCGACAACTCGATAGACTCGATGTTCTCAAACGATCCAACTTGGACCATGGCACTGCGTGTCAATATTTCCAGCACTGTGAGCACAGAGCCATAGATCGGATGTTTTCGCGAACACCCAACCCAACCCGACGCGAACCTAGACCGAGGGTTCGGGGGCCACGGGCCAAAAATAGGGTGAAAAGTTCAACTAGACGGTTAGTGGCTTGATCGCATCCAACTCAATCACATGGTGGCCGACCTATGCAACAACTCGTTCAATGCCAAGCCAGCGGTGCATGATCGATCTGATCTTTTTCCCATTTCAACAATGGATTGCATTCTTGGTGGCTTGAGGATACGTCAACCGTATGGGCTCTTTGGTCTTGATGGGTACAAAAGCCACTTTGGGTATCCAAGCATCCACACGATCGTCATCTGTTGCCACGCCACAGAggcattttcttttttttcttctgggcTGGGGCTCCGAGGTAGATACGAGTTTCCGTATTGAGGGTAATCCAGAGGCAAACCAGCTTTTCGTCGATAACCATCTGACGGTCACCAGATGGCTATGAACCCACTTTGCAACCTCTATCGAGATGCTGTCAAGCTGGAAGACGGCACGGATGCAAATATTGCATACCTCAGTGGACCAACATAGATCCAACAGTAGACACCCCTGCATGTACTCGTGATACAGTCAAGGTAGCGAGAGAAGCTTCAGGGCGTCTGCACCTATGCGCCTATGCGATGGGTTGGACTCAGCTGCCGATGTACATCATGGTTCTTTCATCCATGGAAGAAGTGCTGTAGGTTCTATGAATAGGTGCGAACGGCCCCCAGACTCTCACTCTCGCATTAAACTTTGAACGCTCCAGTCGCAGTGCAGGCCCAGTCGAGCTTCCTAGGATATGCCATGCATGATACATTAGCACAGATCCATATGGGATAGTCTTTGTATGCTTCTACCTCGCTCGACAACAGAAGCTACGCATCTCGTATCAAAATCATTCATGAcatggccttcttcaaaTCCAAGGTCGATCGAACTTTCGTCTATTGTTGAACACACTcgaacccaaaaaaaacaccatgTTGTACTGACTCCAACCGTATAGATTCCACCGTAGACGGACCATTGAATACCTACTGTAAGTCCTGTATGTACCCATTTCATGTACAGAGAGTATAAAGCAAAATACCCTCGGCTATGAGGTGTGAGGTATCCAATAAATCACATGACCCATTTTGATCGATACCGAATCTCCGGATGAACTCTACACATCACATTATCGTCAAACAGTCTCTGCGACTCGCTGCATATCGAGATGCTCAATCTACCCGGATCGTGGCCCATGGTATCCCTTTTCCAATGAACAAGGTAAGGGACTTACCACGGATCGAGCTGGGCGGACATTGCCGAGTGGAGTACTGTAGTGCCGTGGATCAAGCTCTGCTGGAAAGCCGAAACATCGTTTGAGGAAGCGCTTTACATGACAATACATGAAGCCTCATTCCGATTAAGCTTGACTGAGTCTGAAACCTCGTAAACACTCCTGGCTATCGGGCCTTCTTCACTAGGTACAAATATGAAGCCAGTTTAAGTCGAGTGTTCAGGACTTCGTTTTCATTGAGAAACCTCACACCCGGAGCTGGTGATCGTTTGCCACCGTATCTCCCACCTCGACCGGCACCTCTGGGGAGAATGCAGAGTAACGTTTTCTCTCACGCGATCATCAAGCTTCACAAGAGTGAAAATTGATTAATCTGAGCCGCGATAGCTCTGGACCCCCCTGGTGTGTGAAATTGTTACGATCAATTTTCCGAGAACACAGAAAACCCCGGAGAAATGGCGACAGGGGATCCCGTGACGGGCAGGGAACCACGGGATGGCCGGATAGCCTGGGTTGATCCACGTGACCAACACTTTACGCTGGAAAAGTTTACAGTGGAACCTTTCATCCATCGGAAGGCCATCCAGGATTTGGGGACTTTACCGTTGTAGTATGTATGTATGTAGGTTGGAGACGAATAGGTCGTACAGGCCTGGTCATTTACTCTCAAAAATCCCCCTACATATATGGTCTAAGATACTCTTGTAAGCGATTGTTCAAGTATGCAGAAAATTGGTACGATTAGAGTCGGGCATGGATACACCTGCTCTGCCAGGTCAAGTGTGAATATACGTATCACTCAACTTGAATTTGGCCCCCAGCTCTCGCCGTGATCTCACAGAGATTCCAACCTTTCACGAACTATGACGAGAGGCAACCTTAGATATAGGAGAAACGGTAGGCCCGCTCAGAGTCAGTCAACTGCTTTTCGTTTTTCAAAATGGCCAAACCCGGGTTGTTCTGCAGCCAGCCAAGATGCTCCCTGCTTTGGATATCATAAAAGTCGAGGCGGACCCGGTCCTGCGAACCGATCTGCTCGGCACGTTGGGCCGCATCATTATCCTCGATAAAGTGGCCTTCTTTCTTAGGGTCGACTTTCATCTTCCGGAATGTAATCAAAACGTTTGGTTCCTCGTTCAGGCCGGCGTAGAGAACATTCTCGTTCTGGTAGTGCTCCGCGGCGGTTGTTCGACGCACACTGTAAAAGTCAAAACGATCCCCGTTCTGGACGTTGAAACGGAGGGGATACTGCGTTCCGTATTTGAACTGTGAATAGTTAGTGGGATGCACGCCTCCTATGTATCACTAGGCACAATTGATCATACCCTTGGAACGAGCTCTTTTGTCCCCGAGTGTTGCTCCCAAATCAACTGGTGTCGTAGCGCGTAGACCTCGAGAGTGGCTTTCATGTGACCGTCGAGAGTCTGGCACTTGCTCAGCACGTGGCGTTTAGCACGTCGCGAGTAGTTTCCTCCACCGGCTTCTGGTCGTTCGAGGTACTCCTCTGGCTAGTGTGTGAGACTGGTAATCCAAAAGAAAGGGCCATATTTATGGCCCTCGGGCTGGTGTTTCTCAAATCACTTACCGTTGCCGATGATGCCGAGGTAAGGTTTGCTAGCCTGTCCCTCGCCGAATTGGTCAAGCAGGAATTGAACTCGACTGAAGTAGATGTCTTCGATTCGACCCGGGATATCTTCCCATTTTTTCATCTTGCCAATGAGTTGGACGATGTCCACCATGCCGATTTGCTTTTTATCTGTCAAATACTGTCCTTGCAAAGGTCATTTTGGTGGATAAGAAGCTCACTCACGTTCATCACTCGCCAGTTGTAGAAAGAGTGGACGGTAGGACACCAGGCAGGGGGGCTAAATCCTGTTGTCAATATCGAGTATTCTCTGCGAAGACCCCACATGTTCAAAGAAGAGGGACTCACTTGTTACACAACAAGGTATCACCGCCGTCCGCATGCCAGGTGATTGAGTGACTCGAGCTGCTCTGGGACCGCTCGGTCGACGAGTTGTTTGTCGTCTCATGGCTCGCGCTCACCGACGCTTGGAAGCCATATCCAGACACGGATGCACTGGCGGCGGCCTTGAGTGCTGATGCCTTCTCTTGAGCCGTGGATCCGGCAATACTCTCCGTCGACTCGACCGAATGCAATCGGCCACCTAGTTGAACATGAGGGACAAACACGTGCCCTACGATACGTGGATTAGCTTTCACCCCCAAAGGCACGTCTTCCACTAGAGATAAAATCTACCAAACTTATGGAAGAAGGAATCCGcatcttctttctttgctttcgGGTCGCGCAGTTTCTCCAAGTGCTCAATGCATTCGGCAGTCAATTCGAGATCTTCGGCGTCAAAGAAGATCTCAACACGAGGAAACTAGCCAACATGTGTCAGTATCTAGgcgagagggagagggaggccTTTTGTCAAGTTATTTACCAGATAAGCCACGTGCATTCGACTTTCATTCTTGAGAGATGACTGGGCGAACGAGCTCGACTCCGAGGTCGTGGCCCCTGCTTTGACACCCACACTCACACCGAAGGCTCCTCCACCTCTACTCCGATGGTCAGATCCGTAATTCTCTAGATTGATTTGATAGAACGTAGAATTTGGTGATGAACTCACGCTGCTGCTTCAACCGTAGTCTGGCTGAATGCGTTGGACGCCAAAGATTCGGCGATCGAGGTCTGAGTCTCGAAGACCTCAACTCTCGAGCCATCACAAATCTGGAATCGAGGGATGCGGAATTTGAGCTAATTTCCGTCAGCACTCCAGTTCCTTGAAGAttttgagattgaaaaggatGGTGAGACAGAGGGAAACTACCTCGGGCTGCTTCAGCTGGCCAGGTGGCGGTTTAGCAATCTGGAAAGTGACATTGTACTCTGGAATAACTCTTTCCTTCAGAGCAAACGCTTGATTTGGGAGAATCGAACAATTAGTCTCAAGATAATCTGGGAGACTTGAAGCCAGGTTGTCGACTTACCAGTGTATCTAGCCCGACGAATGCTCGTCGGCAATTGGAGCTTGTCATTAGCACCTCCGCCTTCGAAGAATTTACCGTTGAGCAGGTCATTATTGCGCATCACGATCCCCCATGCTGCTCATTCATGTCGGCGCGATCTGGAGAGTGGTCAGTGAATCAAGTACATTAGATGAGCTCTTAACAGAGACCGTCCTTACGTGTCTGCCTTCCCTGCGGACGCTTTCCAATCATCTTTTTTGATTGATGAAGTGAGAGTGTTCAACGTCGGCTTCAAGAAAGGCATTCGATCCGACTGTAAAATTGTCAGTCTCACAGTTACTGCCATTAGTGGTGTGGCCATCGTACCAGGCTTAGGTCGAGACGTTCTTTCAAGAACGCAGCAGTGTCGCCGTCAATTTCCGTCATATTGCTTCCCGGGGCGAGGAAGAACAAATCACAGGTATCCTGTCCGGCTCAGCATGGACCTCTTTTTATCATCATACTGATCAAACTTACGCCGTCCTCGATCTTATTCATCTGGAGGTAGACGTCAAAGTTGGTGTCCTCGGCGACTTCGGCGCCATCCTTATCACAAAATTTGTACCTCACACTGTCATGGCTTATAAGCTGCGAAGAGACACGGACTCCGAACGCGAGGGGCTCATACTAATCCTTGGGCAGCGGACTTTGATCAATCAGATACCAACGGATATGCTCGAGAGCAGCATCCTTGAACTTCTGAGGCAGGAGAGCCCTCGAGATTGGCGTTCTTTTTCCGCTTCCGGCGTCATACTTTTGGATGGCTAGAATGACTGCAAGTGACACCATCGTTAGCAAGAAGACTCAAAGCAAGGTCTGGCGGTCGTACTTTTTGTTTCGCTCATCTTGTCGATTCCTTTCAGATTCTCCCCAGTCTCAATATATGATCAATTGAGAGTGTGATATCGAATGcctggaagaaggaaaacGAAAGACCATGATTCAGAGATCAGTGGAATCCGAGCGTTTTATAGATGCCCAGCCAGAGATAGAGGTGTAGAGGAATGTACCTTTCCATTTCCCTACAGATCATGTCTAGCTCAACGAACATAGTATTGATCGTCGATATCGCCATCACCATCGGCACATCAGCCAGCCACGAGTTCGTGGAGGTCTGGTAAAATGTGATGGGCCAGTCGTCGTGAGACAGGGGATCCATGAACAACACACACCCAAGCAGTGGATCGTGCATGATGCTGAATCTGTCGCTCACGAATAGCATGTGCGAGGGCACGTTCTGTGGGGCGAACCACGACGATCATCCCAGCCAACACGAGATCTCTGGGTCAGCTTCTGGGTCAGCTAGAGACcagattgaagagagaaGACGCAAGCCAACAGAAATTGACCCAACTGACCCATGGAAGTGTGAGCCAGTTAGGAAAGGGCATTCTACAGATAGGATGGATAGCCAGTCCGGTAACTTCCAAGGCACACGGGCTCAGCGCAACAAGACCCAGAGGGGGTCCGAAATAAGCAAATAGAAAGTATGTCCTCTGTCCTAGAAGCAAACGTGAATATAAGATAGTAATAAGAATGCCTCCGATGCATGCGAGATACGCTCGGATCGGCTCGGTTGGCGCATACGGCAGGATCTGTTTGCGATCAGCATCAGATGCGGGGACGCATCTTTGCTGCAAAAACGAGTCGGTGACCAGATCATCCATGCAGCCCTGAAGATTATGTGGCTGAAGACCCACATCAAAATCGAGATGAAGCCTATCGCGATTGGCCAAGATAGCAGAGCGAGAATGGGGAGTAGTGTATTGGCAGACCTTTTAGGGCAGAGGGAAGACCACGCATCTGATAGCTGCTTGACTGGTTTAGGCAAAAGGGAATGAGCCCTGGGCTCAGCAACTGGGGGGAGCAAAGCCATCTGCATCGCTTCAGTAGAATGGTGGTCGTTCCCACCTGACACCAAAGGCGACAGTGTTTGGCATCGTTTCCACAAGTCCCTAGGGCCATTCTATATCAGTGGCACTTGATCCTATATCCTTGGGGTCTTTTGTGAACTCCTACTGGGTTATTAGTTCGAAGTAGGGTGGACTTGACGAGAGAGTATAGATCTCGATTCTAACTTTAAGTCCCTACGCTATTTTAAATTTATGGCTGCCGTCACATCTCTCCGCTACGTAAACATACAGTCGGCCCCCGAATGGATAAAGCGCGGGTTGAATCTCACCTTTGATCCCCGACAGGGTCGATACCTAGACTTCCAACCCCTCCAGTCTATCTCAAGTGTCGCTACCAAGGTCAGTTCCCTGCTAAAGTCGGTCACGTAAGTTACCGGAAATATAGCCGACGCCCGTAAGAAAAATGGAGTCGCCCATGGCCTGATGCCTGTTCACCAGTCTCTTGAGTGCAGCACATGCTCAAAATAATAAGGCATTCAATTATCAATTCTCTTGCTGCTTCAGCGTCCCAGGGGGTCCGCGTCTATATACATGACTGCCTGGCCCGTGGCCGTGGAGGCTCACACACCTTACAGATGAACGACCCAAAAGATGAATGCTTCAGGTGAATCAGGGCCTTCCCAATGCACAGTGCGTCACCAACCGTCCCTCCGTGGTCTTCCCATTACCCTCTTAATGAGAATGAGCAAGTCCAGGTGAGCTCCGGGGTCATCAATCGTCGATGGTCGTTTCCGACCAGCAGGGTTTGAACATTTTGCCGTCTAAGGCTTAGGAATGTGTATCGTTTTGCTCACCATCAGACAGCCAGAAAGCACGAACAAGAGAACCACAGGATGGAACTCGAAGGGGGTACCCGGAGCCACGACGCCAAGAGGAATGTTTTCATGGGTCCAGCCCTGGGAAACCCAATAAGCCATGAGAGAAGCAATAGACAAAGTCGTGGGGATGGGAGTGCCTTCAAAATATTTCGACTTCCCAGTCTTGTCCTTGGGCAGTACTGCGACGGTAACATTGAAACGGGCCAGGCGGGTCAAGCCGCAGAGGACGAAAAAGGCGAGGAGGAAGTGATCGAACGGGGTGCGAATGCCCATGGCAAAGGCGGCAGCGGCGGGGGAAAGACCGAAAGAGATCTGCATTGGGAAGTGTCGAGAGTCAGTTGACAGTGGACAAGAGACAAATATGTTCGTATCAAGTGAGGGAGATACTCGTACCAAATCAGCGAGCGAGTCAAGCTCCTGGCCCATAAGCGAGGACTTCTTCCGCCACCGAGCAATTTTGCCGTCCATgaaatcaaagaaaagaccgAATGGCATGAAGCCCAGAGCCGCCCACAACGCGCCGTAATCAGACGGATCGCCGAGGCAATAACGCATGGAGGAGAAGACGGACATGACTACATTCTGGTATTAGCAAAGCCCTGAGCTAGTACCATAAGGACTACTTGCCGCCACAAAAACCTATATCGGCATTTCAGTTAACCAAAAATTCGTTCGCTATGCCGTGGTGGGATTTTTTAGAGACACCCTTACCATTGAGCTCCGTTACCAGATCAGCCAGGTGAAGAGCCCTACAACATCATCAGTAACAGCTCGCTCGTAGAGACTGGGTCGAAGCCGATCTTACTTGACCAAACTGAAGTGACCTTGCTCCGAGGACAAAAGCATCTTCTGCTTCTCTTGGCCTGCAGGACTCAAATTAACAAAGTCACAAACAAATTCAGCTTGACCGAAGACTCACCCCCGTCCCCATTTGAGTTGCTTGTGGCCATATTGGACTTTCGGCGAGACATGCTCGGAGGAATAACAATCACGCAAAAGAGTTGGGTAAATAAGATGTGGGAGAGGTGGTGATATTAGTTGAAAGAGGGTTGGGAAATGCGGGACTAGGTAGGAAAGATGACGGTAATCCTGCTTCGAAGAGTTGTTGACAGACGCACAGTCGTAGAGCGGTCAACGTCATTTCCCAAAAGCACATGGGCAGTAACTGTGGGGGGGCGGTGCACAGTGGCACCCGCCACAGATTCCTGAGCCACACGGGGACAAAAGTTTAAACGGCCCGAACCCGATACTGCGACTGCCTCGGAGCCTACTAAGAGCCTACTGATTTTGGTGAGTCGGCCCCGACGGAGAGATCCCTTGCCAGAgcatggaggaggaggagggggcgcCAAATATCTCTCACACAGCTGGATAAGAGCTACAAAACGACGGAATCAAAGAGGACGACCAGATATTTTTGTATGACTGGATATAATTTACAGTCCCTGCCTGCATCCACAGAAGCAGCAATTGTATCAGGataagaaaggaaaaagttTTCCTGCAGATAGCTCCCAAATCCCCCAAAACGCCATAACAAGAAAGTTTAGTCAGCTAGTAATGGACTTCAACCACGCCCACGGAAGCCGCCGCGAGAACCGCCGCGACCACCACCGCGAGAGaagccaccaccacgaccaccaaAGCCGCCACTGCCGCCACGACCACGGGGGGCACCGAATCCACCCCGACCACGGGGAGCACCACCGCGAGCACCGAAACCGCCGCGGCCACGGGGAGCAcctccacggccaccgcGGGCACCACCGGCACGCTTGGGCTTAGCAGCACCTGGTGGAGGCTTGGGCTTGGGAAGGAACCTATGACGACGTTGTCAGTATGCGCTGCACGTAAAAGTCCCCAATGGCTCTCTAGTTGAAGACTGGATAAAAGCTCACTTCTCGAGAGGCAACAGCTTGTCACCGCCGATGTAGACCTTGTCGCCGGGCTTGAACGAAGTGGCGACAATGCCCTCCTGGGGCTTGATGGTGAAGTACACCTGGTTGATGGGACCCAAGACCTCGTCGACCTTTCCAATGGGGGTCTATCAAGAGACGTTAGCTCAAAGACCCACATCAAATGGACATTCTACATCGGAAATGCCATGTACCTTGTTCTCGAGGTAGATTGGGGCGTTGAAGTAGGGAATCTTTGGGTTGATCGATTCGCAAACCATCTCGCCCTCGCAAGCGTGCATGACGGTACCCATCTCTATCGACAATAATCAACATCAATCGCGAAAACCTCATATGAATTGAGTCTGAATTACCAAGAACTTGGGCGGGGGG comes from Penicillium oxalicum strain HP7-1 chromosome I, whole genome shotgun sequence and encodes:
- a CDS encoding CDP-diacylglycerol--serine O-phosphatidyltransferase, translating into MSRRKSNMATSNSNGDGGQEKQKMLLSSEQGHFSLVKALHLADLVTELNVMSVFSSMRYCLGDPSDYGALWAALGFMPFGLFFDFMDGKIARWRKKSSLMGQELDSLADLISFGLSPAAAAFAMGIRTPFDHFLLAFFVLCGLTRLARFNVTVAVLPKDKTGKSKYFEGTPIPTTLSIASLMAYWVSQGWTHENIPLGVVAPGTPFEFHPVVLLFVLSGCLMVSKTIHIPKP
- a CDS encoding H/ACA ribonucleoprotein complex subunit GAR1, producing MSFRGRGTGANRGGFGARGGRGGFQPSFGPPAQVLEMGTVMHACEGEMVCESINPKIPYFNAPIYLENKTPIGKVDEVLGPINQVYFTIKPQEGIVATSFKPGDKVYIGGDKLLPLEKFLPKPKPPPGAAKPKRAGGARGGRGGAPRGRGGFGARGGAPRGRGGFGAPRGRGGSGGFGGRGGGFSRGGGRGGSRGGFRGRG